From the genome of Solanum lycopersicum chromosome 7, SLM_r2.1:
atattatgtttgaaaatgaAATGGGAAAAATAGTTCATCAGAAGGTtgagtatgaatggaaaccaatATTATGCATGAAATGTAAAAATTTCGGACATGATATTAGTGAATGTCGAAGACAATTAAAGGAGAATGAGCAGAAACACAAAGAAGAAATAGAGAGGAATGGGGATGGTAAGGAAAGGAATGGAGAGAGTAGATACGGAAGTGGAAGTAGGGAGAGATACAAGATCAGCAAGGATGCCAAGAACTATAGAGATACAATGATGGAAAACAAATACAGGGTTGACTGAGACGACTAATAGCTTCAATATATTGGGAATGGAAGGGCAAGAAAGCAAGGAGGCAGGTAAAGGGATAAATGAGACGGTTAATAGCGACAGCGTATTGGGAAAGGAAAGGCAAGGAAGCATGGATGCAGGGAAAGGGAGGAATGTGATAGCGTGCAAACAAGGGATGGGGAAGGATGGGGGAAACCTCATCCTGAATGGATAAGATAGGATTCTGGAACTCCAGGGGATTAAACGGAGTCGATAAACAAAAAGAGATGCAGATTATTTTGTATAACTCCAAAATTAGCATGTTTGGTTTCCTGGAGACAAGGATTAAGAGAGTCAAAGCAAAAAGGGCGGCTCTTAATCTATGTAGAGGGTGGTCATTTACAACAGATTTAGGAGCAGACAATGGAGGAAGAATATGGATCTTGTGGAAGCCATAGGTATATCATGTTGATGTGAAGATGGTAACAGGGCAAATAATTCCTAGCAAGGTGGAGCATAGAGGTACAGGAAGGGTGTTTGATATGACAATGGTGTATGGGTTTAATGATCAGGCGATGAGAAGGACACTATGGAGTGATATTAAGGGAATTAAAGGAAGTATCAAAGGGGCTTGGGCAATAATGGGAGATTTCAATTGCATGTTGAATACAAATGAAAGGATTCGTACACCGGTAAAATTGGCGGAACTCAGAGATTTCAGGAACTGTGTCGTGGAGTGTGAGTTTCAGGATCTCAAATCATCAGGATCATTTTTCACATGGAACAATAAGCAAAGAGGGGATGACAGGGTATGGAGTAAAATTGATAGTCTTAGTAAATAATGAGTGGATCAATCAATTACCAGCTGAATGAAGGAATATATGATCATTGTCCTGCAATTATAAGCTGGGAGGAGGGAAAATACATAGGAAAAAGCagtttagatattttaatatgtGAAGAATGGCACCaaattacaaagaaaagatcaagGAAAGTCGGAAAGCAAAAATAGGGGAAAGGAACATGTTCCAATTAGTAGGGAAACTACATAGATTGAAGAAGGTGTTACTATGTCTCAGAGAAATTTGGAGACATTGAGAGGAAAACGGATGAGGGGAAAGAGGAACTACGGGAATGTCAGATGGAACTGAGAAGaaacccaaaaaataataacctGATTGATAAGGAACTAG
Proteins encoded in this window:
- the LOC104648514 gene encoding uncharacterized protein, whose amino-acid sequence is MARFNTNESRGIAVEEGVQMFDKKTVIVKPWKPDIDVTNEMVENVPIWVRLVGLDINYWGKSALTKIAGMVGNPLKADMATIQKDRLTYARVLIEMPLTKEYPKDIMFENEMGKIVHQKVEYEWKPILCMKCKNFGHDISECRRQLKENEQKHKEEIERNGDGLTETTNSFNILGMEGQESKEAGKGINETVNSDSVLGKERQGSMDAGKGRNVIACKQGMGKDGGNLILNG